A genomic stretch from Methanomassiliicoccales archaeon includes:
- a CDS encoding DNA-binding protein, with translation MQKEDLAPHVKEISQVLNGSIDDDQIMNELKTFLEVYRVSLETAKRSIIRKYGGNPALLSGGQRKRIGELTANEQRVDLLVKVVSVNKKEIEMDGTYKPILYGIFADESGTASFTAWDADRFNFDRGDVLLIRNAYTKEWNGQPQINLGNRAIVERQDATSVNFSDIELPYFAETKQVKIAELQEGMNNVTVTGRILSVEKRIVETPDGSKTVYSGVMADATGKTQFSAWHNFELKQNDVVTVKGAYVRGWRGIPQLNFGERAEVSKFSGTFPSMIELSQPVLRTIVDLERIGGGIDILVKGVIVDVRDGSGLIFRCPTCKRVIQRNLCRIHGAVEPLPDLRIKAVVDDGESVLTAIMNRKITESLVGITLDEAMKKAKEMMTPEIVKEEIESKLIAQPVEISGNVTKDEYGLMMIVGSARIALPDVKAEATTLLSELEGIS, from the coding sequence ATGCAAAAAGAAGATCTAGCACCCCATGTTAAGGAGATTAGCCAGGTGCTCAATGGGAGTATCGATGATGATCAGATTATGAACGAACTTAAAACATTTCTTGAAGTTTACAGAGTTTCGCTCGAGACGGCGAAAAGGAGTATCATTAGAAAATATGGGGGGAATCCAGCTCTCCTCTCGGGCGGTCAAAGAAAACGTATTGGCGAACTCACTGCCAATGAACAGAGAGTCGATCTTCTCGTCAAGGTGGTCTCTGTTAACAAGAAAGAAATTGAGATGGACGGGACTTACAAGCCGATTCTTTATGGGATATTCGCGGACGAGAGCGGCACCGCGAGTTTTACCGCGTGGGATGCAGATCGATTCAATTTCGATAGAGGGGACGTCTTGCTCATCCGGAATGCTTACACCAAAGAATGGAATGGGCAACCGCAGATCAATCTTGGAAACAGGGCAATCGTTGAGCGACAAGATGCCACTTCAGTTAACTTTTCAGATATAGAACTTCCATATTTTGCAGAGACAAAACAGGTGAAGATAGCGGAGCTCCAGGAGGGTATGAACAATGTGACTGTCACTGGTCGAATCCTTTCGGTAGAAAAAAGAATTGTTGAGACACCGGATGGCTCAAAGACCGTATATTCGGGCGTCATGGCAGATGCGACAGGGAAAACCCAGTTTTCTGCGTGGCACAACTTTGAACTCAAACAGAATGATGTGGTCACAGTGAAGGGCGCGTACGTCCGAGGATGGCGGGGAATCCCCCAGCTCAATTTTGGAGAGCGCGCTGAAGTCAGCAAATTCTCTGGAACTTTCCCTTCTATGATTGAACTTTCCCAGCCCGTCCTGAGGACGATTGTCGATCTCGAGAGGATCGGTGGCGGAATTGATATCCTTGTAAAGGGTGTCATCGTTGATGTGCGTGATGGATCAGGATTGATTTTCAGGTGTCCCACCTGCAAGAGGGTAATCCAGAGGAATCTCTGTAGAATTCACGGCGCTGTTGAACCATTGCCAGATCTTCGAATTAAGGCGGTTGTCGATGACGGCGAGTCTGTTCTCACAGCAATCATGAATAGAAAAATCACTGAGTCTTTAGTGGGGATTACACTTGACGAAGCAATGAAAAAGGCGAAGGAGATGATGACTCCCGAAATTGTGAAAGAGGAGATTGAAAGTAAATTGATTGCCCAGCCTGTCGAGATCTCTGGAAATGTCACAAAAGATGAATACGGTCTCATGATGATCGTTGGATCGGCTCGAATCGCGT
- a CDS encoding formate--phosphoribosylaminoimidazolecarboxamide ligase — protein MALRNKISEILEGYDKSKIAIATLCSHSSLQIFYGARREGFRTIGLAVNQRTKFYDAFPLAKPDEFIRFESYDEILERADELIDRNVIIIPHGSFVEYMGTEKFEKLPVPTFGNRAVLQWESDREKQREWLVSAGVEMPKKISDAKEIDRPVLVKYHGAKGGRGFFIAKDYPDFKLGIDESQPYTIQEYVLGTRYYLHYFYSPIKKDGYRVAEGSLELLSMDRRDESNIDEMYKLGAQEELKKLGLYPTFVVTGNVPVVIRESLLPKIFDMGERVINRSIELFGGMIGPFCLETIVTDRLEFKVFEISSRIVAGTNPFISGSPYSDLIEPELSTGRRIAKEIKIARDKGLLHKIVS, from the coding sequence ATGGCACTGAGAAATAAAATCAGTGAAATTCTCGAGGGTTACGATAAGAGTAAGATTGCTATCGCTACATTGTGCTCTCATTCCTCGCTTCAGATTTTCTATGGCGCAAGACGCGAGGGTTTTAGAACGATTGGTCTTGCTGTGAACCAAAGGACAAAATTCTACGATGCCTTTCCGCTTGCCAAACCTGACGAGTTTATCCGATTCGAAAGTTATGACGAAATTCTCGAAAGAGCCGATGAACTCATTGACCGCAATGTCATCATTATTCCGCACGGCTCCTTTGTTGAGTACATGGGAACGGAAAAATTCGAGAAACTTCCGGTCCCAACTTTTGGGAACAGGGCCGTTCTCCAATGGGAATCAGATAGAGAGAAGCAGAGGGAATGGTTGGTTTCAGCTGGTGTCGAGATGCCGAAGAAAATCAGCGATGCGAAGGAGATCGATAGACCCGTTCTTGTCAAATACCACGGCGCAAAAGGCGGTCGGGGCTTTTTCATCGCTAAGGATTATCCGGACTTCAAACTGGGAATCGATGAAAGCCAGCCATACACCATTCAGGAATATGTGCTGGGGACAAGATATTACCTGCACTACTTTTATTCCCCGATAAAAAAAGACGGGTACAGGGTTGCAGAGGGCAGTCTTGAGCTCCTTTCAATGGACAGGCGCGACGAGAGCAACATCGACGAGATGTACAAGCTCGGTGCCCAGGAAGAGCTCAAGAAACTGGGACTTTATCCTACATTCGTCGTCACTGGCAACGTTCCCGTTGTCATAAGGGAAAGCCTGCTGCCGAAGATTTTCGACATGGGCGAGCGCGTGATTAACCGGTCAATTGAATTATTTGGCGGCATGATCGGCCCGTTCTGCCTTGAGACGATAGTCACAGACAGGCTTGAATTCAAGGTCTTCGAAATCTCTTCGCGTATTGTTGCTGGAACGAATCCGTTTATTTCTGGCTCTCCCTATTCCGATCTTATTGAGCCTGAGCTGAGCACCGGAAGGCGGATTGCAAAAGAAATCAAGATTGCGAGGGACAAAGGTCTACTACACAAGATCGTCTCATGA